A stretch of the Elephas maximus indicus isolate mEleMax1 chromosome 3, mEleMax1 primary haplotype, whole genome shotgun sequence genome encodes the following:
- the RSRP1 gene encoding arginine/serine-rich protein 1 isoform X1, giving the protein MSNYVNDMWPGSPQDKESPPTGPSSRRSSSRSSSRSSSRSARSGVSVSSRSSSRSRSLLRRRGRSRSRSRRRHQRNCRRYSRSYSRSRSRSRSRRYRERRYVSSRRHYRPPSRHRSRSRSRSRGRSYYRKTGDLARGRRYYGFGRTVYPGEHRSWRERSRTRSRSRTPFRLTEKDRVELLEIAKANAAKALGTANLDLPPSLRTVPVAKEANRGTAVKFELSEKLTKDGTKSPSEKSFQQRSIAFSSNLNSVAKSALEKTAKATGEETSSGSPKVDKKKSPYELWLPI; this is encoded by the exons ATGTCTAACTATGTGAACGACATGTGGCCGGGCTCGCCGCAGGACAAGGAGTCCCCCCCCACGGGCCCTTCCAGCCGCCGGTCGTCCTCGCGGTCCAGTAGTCGCTCCTCTTCGAGAAGTGCTCGGTCCGGCGTTAGCGTCTCGAGTCGGTCGTCGTCTCGCAGTCGAAGCCTGCTCCGGAGAAGGGGCAGGTCACGGTCTCGCTCCCGGAGGCGCCACCAGCGGAATTGCAGGCGCTACTCGCGGTCGTATTCGCGGAGCCGTTCGCGGTCCCGCAGCCGCCGGTACCGAGAACGGCGCTACGTGTCTTCTAGGAGGCATTACCGCCCTCCTTCGCGCCACCGATCCCGCAGCAGGTCCCGCTCTCGGGGGAGGTCCTACTATAGAAAGACCGGTGACCTCGCGCGGGGCCGACGGTACTATGGCTTTGGCCGCACCGTGTACCCGGGAGAACACAGAAGTTGGAGGGAGAGATCCAGGACGAGGTCGCGGAGCAGAACCCCCTTTCGCTTAACTGAGAAAG atcgAGTGGAGCTGTTAGAAATCGCAAAAGCCAATGCAGCGAAAGCTTTAGGAACAGCCAACCTTGACTTGCCACCTAGTCTGAGAACTGTGCCTGTAGCTAAAGAGGCAAACCGTGGAACAGCTGTGAAGTTCGAG CTATCGGAAAAGCTAACCAAAGATGGAACTAAAAGTCCCAGTGAAAAATCTTTCCAGCAAAGAAGCATAGCTTTTAGCTCTAATTTA AATTCTGTAGCAAAGTCAGCACTTGAGAAAACAGCTAAAGCCACTGGTGAAGAGACTTCTTCAGGATCTCCAAAAGTAGATAAGAAAAAAAGTCCGTATGAACTGTGGTTGCCTATCTAA
- the RSRP1 gene encoding arginine/serine-rich protein 1 isoform X2, with product MSNYVNDMWPGSPQDKESPPTGPSSRRSSSRSSSRSSSRSARSGVSVSSRSSSRSRSLLRRRGRSRSRSRRRHQRNCRRYSRSYSRSRSRSRSRRYRERRYVSSRRHYRPPSRHRSRSRSRSRGRSYYRKTGDLARGRRYYGFGRTVYPGEHRSWRERSRTRSRSRTPFRLTEKDRVELLEIAKANAAKALGTANLDLPPSLRTVPVAKEANRGTAVKFENSVAKSALEKTAKATGEETSSGSPKVDKKKSPYELWLPI from the exons ATGTCTAACTATGTGAACGACATGTGGCCGGGCTCGCCGCAGGACAAGGAGTCCCCCCCCACGGGCCCTTCCAGCCGCCGGTCGTCCTCGCGGTCCAGTAGTCGCTCCTCTTCGAGAAGTGCTCGGTCCGGCGTTAGCGTCTCGAGTCGGTCGTCGTCTCGCAGTCGAAGCCTGCTCCGGAGAAGGGGCAGGTCACGGTCTCGCTCCCGGAGGCGCCACCAGCGGAATTGCAGGCGCTACTCGCGGTCGTATTCGCGGAGCCGTTCGCGGTCCCGCAGCCGCCGGTACCGAGAACGGCGCTACGTGTCTTCTAGGAGGCATTACCGCCCTCCTTCGCGCCACCGATCCCGCAGCAGGTCCCGCTCTCGGGGGAGGTCCTACTATAGAAAGACCGGTGACCTCGCGCGGGGCCGACGGTACTATGGCTTTGGCCGCACCGTGTACCCGGGAGAACACAGAAGTTGGAGGGAGAGATCCAGGACGAGGTCGCGGAGCAGAACCCCCTTTCGCTTAACTGAGAAAG atcgAGTGGAGCTGTTAGAAATCGCAAAAGCCAATGCAGCGAAAGCTTTAGGAACAGCCAACCTTGACTTGCCACCTAGTCTGAGAACTGTGCCTGTAGCTAAAGAGGCAAACCGTGGAACAGCTGTGAAGTTCGAG AATTCTGTAGCAAAGTCAGCACTTGAGAAAACAGCTAAAGCCACTGGTGAAGAGACTTCTTCAGGATCTCCAAAAGTAGATAAGAAAAAAAGTCCGTATGAACTGTGGTTGCCTATCTAA
- the RSRP1 gene encoding arginine/serine-rich protein 1 isoform X3, protein MSNYVNDMWPGSPQDKESPPTGPSSRRSSSRSSSRSSSRSARSGVSVSSRSSSRSRSLLRRRGRSRSRSRRRHQRNCRRYSRSYSRSRSRSRSRRYRERRYVSSRRHYRPPSRHRSRSRSRSRGRSYYRKTGDLARGRRYYGFGRTVYPGEHRSWRERSRTRSRSRTPFRLTEKDRVELLEIAKANAAKALGTANLDLPPSLRTVPVAKEANRGTAVKFEKS, encoded by the exons ATGTCTAACTATGTGAACGACATGTGGCCGGGCTCGCCGCAGGACAAGGAGTCCCCCCCCACGGGCCCTTCCAGCCGCCGGTCGTCCTCGCGGTCCAGTAGTCGCTCCTCTTCGAGAAGTGCTCGGTCCGGCGTTAGCGTCTCGAGTCGGTCGTCGTCTCGCAGTCGAAGCCTGCTCCGGAGAAGGGGCAGGTCACGGTCTCGCTCCCGGAGGCGCCACCAGCGGAATTGCAGGCGCTACTCGCGGTCGTATTCGCGGAGCCGTTCGCGGTCCCGCAGCCGCCGGTACCGAGAACGGCGCTACGTGTCTTCTAGGAGGCATTACCGCCCTCCTTCGCGCCACCGATCCCGCAGCAGGTCCCGCTCTCGGGGGAGGTCCTACTATAGAAAGACCGGTGACCTCGCGCGGGGCCGACGGTACTATGGCTTTGGCCGCACCGTGTACCCGGGAGAACACAGAAGTTGGAGGGAGAGATCCAGGACGAGGTCGCGGAGCAGAACCCCCTTTCGCTTAACTGAGAAAG atcgAGTGGAGCTGTTAGAAATCGCAAAAGCCAATGCAGCGAAAGCTTTAGGAACAGCCAACCTTGACTTGCCACCTAGTCTGAGAACTGTGCCTGTAGCTAAAGAGGCAAACCGTGGAACAGCTGTGAAGTTCGAG AAATCTTGA